The following are encoded together in the Halobaculum limi genome:
- a CDS encoding CBS domain-containing protein codes for MDIADIVSEDYVEFPPDTPVSKLVGAFEDPTVRGVVVHGDEYEGVVTRRQLATSHHQPTEKVGSLVWHVPRLDPHEDVRKVAQLMIDSDAHILPVFEGRALRGVVTDDDILEAVQPFLDAATVEEAYTADLVTLDPESTFGEALHILRENRISHVPVVEDDAAVGIFSLYDLTGLTVRASTQSQGGNAGGTDSFGGNISTSTGRAHGGFGAREGETSRILDLPVRDVMITPVHTIQPDQTLDQAVEGMFAIDASSLVVTGDGRPFGIVTKTDILDSLTWEAGGNRSVQLYGSELLDDIQYEDIVSMIEKFDDRDHGMAVLDAKIHLHEHDEKFRGTPLLLARIRLYTDQGLYMASGEGYGAKHAINEARDVLERQIRERKTYAKSKKPPSEEFWEKRFGWLLEE; via the coding sequence GTGGGCGCGTTCGAGGATCCAACCGTCAGGGGAGTCGTGGTACACGGCGACGAGTACGAGGGAGTGGTCACCCGGAGACAACTCGCAACCTCACACCACCAACCCACCGAGAAGGTGGGATCGCTCGTCTGGCACGTCCCTCGCCTCGACCCCCACGAGGACGTTCGCAAGGTCGCGCAACTGATGATCGACAGCGACGCCCACATACTCCCAGTCTTCGAGGGGCGCGCCCTCCGCGGCGTCGTCACCGACGACGACATCTTGGAGGCCGTCCAGCCGTTCCTCGACGCGGCGACCGTCGAGGAGGCGTACACCGCCGACCTCGTCACGCTCGACCCCGAATCGACCTTCGGCGAGGCCCTCCACATCCTCCGGGAGAATCGGATCAGTCACGTCCCGGTCGTCGAAGACGACGCGGCGGTCGGAATCTTCAGCCTCTACGACCTGACTGGGCTCACCGTCCGCGCCTCGACGCAGAGCCAGGGTGGGAACGCGGGTGGGACGGACTCGTTCGGCGGCAACATCTCCACCAGTACCGGTCGGGCACACGGCGGGTTCGGTGCCAGAGAGGGAGAGACCAGCCGAATTCTGGACCTTCCGGTTCGGGACGTGATGATCACTCCGGTACACACGATCCAACCGGATCAGACGCTCGATCAGGCCGTCGAAGGGATGTTCGCGATAGACGCTTCCTCGCTCGTCGTCACGGGAGACGGGCGACCGTTTGGAATCGTCACGAAGACCGATATCCTCGATTCGCTCACCTGGGAAGCGGGTGGCAATCGCTCCGTTCAACTCTACGGTTCCGAACTTCTGGACGATATCCAGTACGAGGATATCGTGTCGATGATCGAAAAGTTCGACGACAGAGATCACGGGATGGCCGTCCTAGACGCGAAGATCCACCTCCACGAACACGACGAGAAATTCCGCGGGACGCCGCTGTTACTCGCTCGTATCCGCCTGTACACGGACCAAGGCCTGTATATGGCGTCCGGAGAGGGGTATGGTGCGAAGCACGCCATCAACGAGGCACGAGACGTACTCGAACGTCAGATCCGTGAGCGCAAGACGTACGCCAAGAGCAAGAAGCCGCCGAGCGAGGAGTTCTGGGAGAAACGGTTCGGCTGGCTACTCGAGGAGTGA